The sequence CAGGCCACGGCTGGAATGGCCGCCTGAAACGAGGCCAAGCCGTCAGGATCATGACAGGGGCACGCGTGCCTGCCGGTGCCGATTCGGTCCAGCGAGTCGAGGTCACACAGGAATCGAACGGCTCCGTTACGGTCTTTGAGCCGGTCAGGATGGGCATGTCCGTAGTGCGTCGCGCCGCTGAGATCAAACACGGTAAAGTCGTTTTCAAACGCGGCGAGATCATTAGTGACAACATGATCTCCGCCCTCGGCTCGTTTGGTTATGCCAAGGTCGATGTCGGCCGTCGCCCTCGGGTGGCGATACTCGGCACGGGCAGCGAGATCGTCGATATCGCCAAACGCCCCGGCCGCGACCAGATCCGCAACTCAAATTCCGTGATGCTCGACGTCCTCGCCCGCCATTACGGTGCCGAAACGTCGATCCTGCCAATGGCCAAAGACAGCCTCGCAGAACTCAAGTCTCAAATCGCAAATTGCAGATCGCAGGTGCTCATTATCACCGGCGGCGTGTCGGTCGGAAAGTACGACCTGACCAAACAAGCACTCATCGAACTCGGAGCGGAGATCTACTTTGAAAAGGTCCGGCTCAAACCGGGCAAACCGGCCGTCTTTGCCCGGCTCGGAAAAATGCTTGTCTTCGGACTGCCCGGCAATCCGGTTTCGGCTGCGGTGACATTTTATCTCTTTGTCCGCAAAGCACTTATGCTGATGCAGGGAGCGGCAACGACCGGCCTTCGCGCCGGCCATGCGATCGTCGGGGCAAACGTAAAGGCCGCCAAAGACCGCGACACTTACACCGCTGCACGACTAGATACGGACGCAACCGGCCACCTCATCGCCACGCCGCTCAAGACCCAAGGCTCGTCCGACCTCGCCTCATTCGCCCGCGCCGAAGCCCTAATCTTTATCGCGGCCGGAAAAACCTATAAGATTGGAGAAGTTGTTGATATCTCATTCTTGTAGCTCTGTGCACTCTGTGCCTCCGTGGTGAATCCCTTCTTATGAGCGAGCTTTCACATTTTGACGACGCAGGAAAGATCAGGATGGTCGATGTGTCTGAAAAGGCCGTCACCGCACGCCGCGCCGTCGCCTCGGGCCGCGTCCTTTTGAACTCCGAAACTCTAAGAACCCTACAAACTCAACAAACCCCAAAAGGGAACCCTTTGGAAATAGCCCGCATCGCGGGCATCATGGCGGCAAAAAAGACATCCGAGTTGATCCCGCTCTGCCACCAGCTAAACCTGTCAAAGGTGAACGTGGCCGCCGAGATCACCGACTATGGCGTCGCTCTGACCGCCGAAGCCGTCACTAATGCCCAAACGGGCGTCGAAATGGAAGCCCTCACCGCCGTCTCCGTCGCCGCCCTGACCATCTACGACATGCTCAAAGCCGTCCAAAAAGACATCCAAATAACCGACATCCGCCTCGACTCCAAAACCGGCGGAAAGAGTTAGGCTCACCGCGGCGAAACGCGGGCACCCTGCCCGCGCGTGGCGTTCCCAAAATAGAACGCGGATAAACGGATCAAGCGGAAAAAACCGGATATGAAGACCCATTATCTTATCCGTCCTTATCCGCCCGATCCGCGTTATCCGCGGCCAAAATGACGTTCGCTACTGGCGGGCAAAGTGCCCGCGTTCCGGCAATCAATTGCCGTAGGCAGACGGTGTCGGCTTGTCGCCATTCTGGCCCCATGGGAAGACGATGAATTGACTGTTGTCGCTGCGCTTGATGTACCAGGTCCCATCCGAAGGCCGCCATACACCGATGTCTGCCTTGCCGTCGCCGTCGTAGTCCCCTGCGATGGGAATGTCCGCCGGTGCGCCGAAGACCTCATACGAATACGTCGCCGTCGCCGAATTCCTCACCACCCAAAGGCCCGTCGAAGGTCGATAGATCGCGATGTCGGTCTTGCCGTCGCCGTCGTAGTCAGCCGGTGCGATCCGATCACCGGTCTGGCCAAACCTCTCGCCGAATACGTCGCCGTTAGAGCTACGGATGTTGTACCAGTCGCCTATCGACGGCCTGAAGATGCCGAGGTCGTTCTTACCATCACCGTCAAAGTCACCGACCGTCGGCACATCGCCATTCGCACCAAACTGCATCCCAAACGTAGAGCCGTTGGACGAGTTCGTCCGATACCACGTCCCCTGACTTGGCCTGAACACCGTCAGGTCAGCCTTCCCGTCCCCGTCATAGTCACCCGGAGCAGGAAGATCCTCAGCCACCCCAAACACCGGATACGACACCGTCCCATTCGAGCTGTTCAGGATATACCACAATCCCGTCGAAGGCCGATATATCGCAATATCCGTCTTACCGTCACCATCGTAATCCGCCGGCGTCAGCTTATCGCCATTCGCCCCGAACTGCAGCCCCTGAAACCCGGCCGTGCTCCTTTGCAGATACCACGCACCATCGGCCGGCCTAAATACGGAGAAATCGGTCTTACCATCGCCGTCGTAGTCGAACGGTGCCGCACTGGGCTCTTGATCCTGGAGGCGGGCAATTCCCAGTCTCGGTTGTCCATCCATAGATGTAAAGACTCCACCGACAAGGACCTTCCCATCGGCCTGGCCTGTGATAACGGAGACTGTGCTGTTCGCAGGGGCGTCAACGCTGGTCAGGCCTCCGGTTGAATTCAGTTCTGCCCAGTAACTCTTCGCAGTTCCGTTGTAAGAGGAGAAGGAACCACCGGCGAGCGTCTTAAGCCCGCCTTGACCGTCGGGCCTTTGATAGAGGCCGCTTACCGTAGCGTTGAAGCCCGTTCCAACGGCAAAGGCAGAGTCATAACCACCATCGCTATTCAGCCTCGCGATCCTTGCTGACGGGAAACCGTTTACACTTGTAAAGTCGCCGCCGATCATAAGCTTTCCATCAGGCTGGATCGCTAATTTTCTGACGGTCGTGACGGTGTTTGCGTTAAAGGCCAGATCAACGGTTCCGTCAGTATTCAGTCTGGCGACCTTGCTGCGGCCGCTGCCCGCGTAGTTTGAAAAAGCTCCGCCAATATAGATCTGATTATTCGCCGCAAGACCAATGTCAAATACATAAGACGAATTAGGCTGTGCAAAGCCGTTGTCCTGCGACCCATCTGAGTTTAGCCGGGTAATGCCAACGCTCCCTGTCTGGGTAAATATCAAACCTCCCACGATGATCTTTCCATCCGGCTGAATCACGCAGCTGTAGCCCAGCACGGAGATATTACCCGGCACAAACGAACTATCGAGCGCGCCATTCGCATCAAGCCGCGCAATGCCAAGACGCTCGGCACCGGCGACCGCCCAAAACATACCGACAATTACGATCTTTCCGTCGTTCTGTATCGCGATAGCATTGATATCAAAATCCACATCAGCAGAAAACGAGGCGTCGAGGGTGCCGTCCGCATTGAACCTGGCAATGTTTCGCCTGGGCGTGCCGTTTGCAGTCTCAAAATTACCCGCCGCCAGAATCTTGCCGTCCGTTTGCTGTTTGATAGCCCTTACCGCTCCGTACCCTTCGACCGTGCCGGTAAAACCCGTATCGATCGATCCATTTGTATTGAGGCGTGCGATCCGTTTGCTGGGCGTCGCCAAGGAGCCAAGCTTGTAGAGATCTCCGCCTGCAAAGATCTTTCCGTCGGGGCCAAGCGAAATAGAGAATATCTCCATCCCACCGTCGATAACAGGCACAGGGGTGAAGCCGGGATCGAGGCTGCCATTAGGCGTAAGTTTTACGACACCCCACGGATGGCCACCACCGGGCAGCGGCCCATACCCTCCGCCACCAGCGATGATGGATCCGCCGGGCAATACGATCATGCTGTGGACCGTCGGTTCGGAGTTTGGATCGTAGGGCGATGTAAATGTGCCATCCACGGCTCCCGTTGACGTAAACCGCGTGATGCCCTTCTGAGTGTCCGTGCCGCCAACGAGGATCTTCCCGTCAGGCTGAATGGCAACCGATGGCTGCATCGCCGATGAATTGGTTCCGGCATCGAGACTCGCGTCAAACGAGCCGTCGCTGTTGAGCCTTGCCAAATTTCGGCGAGTATTGCCCGCCACAGAGGTGAATCCACCAACCATCACTATCTTTCCGTCGGATTGGACGGCCGCCTCTTGGATCGACGAATTTATCGTCGGCGGCGTGAAGGAGCTATCGAGCGACCCATCTGAATTCAGTCTCGCGATCCGGCTAACCGGCGTCCCGTTGAATTGCGTAAATCCCCCGGAGACGATGATCTTGCCATCGGACATAAGCAGGACATCGTTCACGCTACTCGCCCCCGTTCCGGGATTGAATGTCGCATCGAGCGAGCCATCAGCATTTAGCCGCGCAACGCCGGGTGCAGCCCCACCAACGAGTATCCGGCCGTCTGTCATAACGACAATATCGAGGACAAAACCGATGCCGCCGATCGAAACGGGATTGAAGGTATTGTCGAGTGTGCCGTCGGCATTGAAACGGGCTATCAAGGCACGTGCAACGCCATTAGCGATGGGAAACGAACCGCCAACCAACGTCTTGCCGTCCGGCTGCACCGCGACAGCCTCGACCCGCGTATAGCCATCGGTCAGGCTCGGCGCGAACCCGGGATCAACGGCCAGATCCAGCGCCGGAGCTGAGAACACAAACAGCACAACGCATAAAAAACTACAAAGGGCCCCTGTCAAACCGGGTACCGAGTATAAACATTCTCGCGAACGAGTACTTGATCTCATGTTAGTCTCCTTTCTGCACACCGGCAGGGTCATCTGCGGTTCTGAGCCGTGATTATGGAAGTTTTGAAAAAAGTTGGTAAATGCTACCTCGAACCGTTTTGGATGTCAAACGGCCGGCCGCGGGCGATCATTGTGCCGGCTTGGGGCATTGATTCGATGGCTTTGAGGATCTGAGGGTCGTTCTCGAGGAGCACCTGGACGCCGGCCTCGCTTGAGTAGTTTGCGGTGGCAATTTCCTGGCGCAGTCGTGTCTTAGCGTAGTCAGCCATGCTGTCGATGTTGGCAATGGTCAGGCCGTTAGCTGGATCAGACACGGCGTGGGAACGAAATGCCTCATACAAACGATCTGAGACGCTAAACTCATTTGGCTGCAGCGTTTGACGATAGTTCTGCTTTTCGACCCTAAAGCTGTCAAAGCCATTGATCCGGCCGGCCACAAGCTGGCGAACGAAGAAGAACACAGCCTCACTGATCCGGGCACGCGCAGGTGACGGGGCCAGCGGAGCAACCGCGATATCCGGCTCGATACCACGGCCGCCGTAGAGCGTGCGGCCACTTGGTGTTGTCACCGGAACGCCGGGCGGCTTTGGCGGTGCGTCGAGCCCGTCATTCTCGGGCCGGTCGTCGCCGTGCGTGTAGTAATCGTAGATCGAGCCGCTCGAATATTCCCGCTGGAGCGAACGGCCAAATGGCGTGTAATAGCGTGCCGTGGTCAGGGTCAAACCTGTCCCGTATGGCAGTCTGAAGACACGTTGGACAAGGCCCTTGCCAAAGCTGTCGCTGCCGACCACCAGCCCACGGTCATAGTCCTGAATAGCACCCGCGACTATCTCGGAGGCTGACGCCGAACCGCCATTGATCATCACGATAAGCGGCTCGGTATCGACATTGCTGCCCGTCGCACGAAGCTCTCGCTGCGGTGCATCTTTTGATCCCTTGACCGACACGACCGTCTCGCCGCCGGGGATGAACTTGCTGACCACAGCAACAGCCTGCTCCAGAATGCCGCCCGGATTTCCGCGCAGATCAAGGATCAGGCTCTTCATTCCCTCTTTCTTCAGATCGGCCATTGCGGTCGTGAGTTCCTCGGAGGTTGTCGTCTGAAAGCCGCCGGTCAGGCCAATATAGCCGATGCCGTCGCGGAGCATAAAGTAATTCCGTATCGACGGCAGCGGAACGCCGCCGCGGGTGATCTCATAATCGACCGGCGTCGCCGAACCGGCACGGTCGATCTGTATGCGGACAGGTGTGCCCTTTGGCCCGCGCACATTTCGCGAGACATCGGCGCTTGTCCATTCGCGTGCGTCCTTGCCCTCGACGGTGAGGAATCGGTCGCCGTAACGAAGCCCGGCCTTGTCGGCGGGCGTATTCGGCACTACGGACTGAACATACACGCCGTCGCGGTGCTGCAATATCGAGACGCCGATACCGTAGAACTGTGAGGATTGCTCCTCGTCGAGCTTTCGAAATTCCTCGCTCGTGAAGTAAGACGAGTGCGGGTCGAGCGTCCACAACATCGCCTGCATTGAGGAATCGGTCAGCTTATCGTGGTCGGCCGATGTGACGTAGCTCTCATCGATCAGGCGAAGAGCATCCTTGTAGTCCGCAACTATGCGTTCAGCCGTTGTCCCGGCCTCAGCCGACGTCCGCTCAGGCATCCGGCCAAATGCGCCGCCCAGCACGGCCCCAATGCCGATGACGAGGACCGCTATCAATAAGAACTTGTTCTTCATTCTCTCGCTCACGATTATCTTACGTCAGATTCGATGCAAAATTTACTTTTCGAGGGCAAAAACTTACCATTAGCTATTTGCGATGAACCTCGACGTATCCATAGTCATTCCGGCGTATAACGAGAGCGAACGCATCTCGCAGCCGCTCGGCATCATACTCAGCCACGTCTCAAATAATGGCCTCAGAGCCGAGGTCATCGTCGTTGATGACGGCTCGTCTGACGATACATCAGCGGTTGCTGAGCGGGCGTTCGCCGCAGTTCCGGGCGTGCCGTCACAAGTCATCAGGTACGAAGCGAACCGCGGAAAAGGTTTCGCCGTTAAGACGGGGCTGCTGGCTGCATCCGCCGATACCGCAGTCATTACCGACGCTGACCTCTCAACGCCGATCGAGGAGATGTCAAAGCTCGTCGAACCGATTCGCTCCGGCGAGATCGATGTCGCCTTCGGCTCGCGTGCGCTCGACCGCTCGCTGATCGGCACGCACCAGCCGTGGCAGCGAGAACAGGGCGGCAAGGTGATGAACTTTATCATTCGCAAGATGTCCGGCCTCAATTTCGCCGACACGCAATGCGGCTTTAAGGCCTTTAATATGTTGAAGTTCCGGCCGCTGCTCGACGTGATGACCATCGACCGGTTCGGTTTCGACGTCGAATTTCTCTTCGTCGCCCAGTACCACGGGCTGCGTCTCGCCGAGATACCTGTCCGCTGGAACGACGTTCTCGGCTCAAAGGTCAGTGTCCTGCGCGATACGCGTCGAATGATCAGCGAACTCAACCAGATCCGCCGCAACGCCCGCACGGGTGTCTATGACAATATTCAAACAGGATAGACAGGATAAGCAGGATAAGATTTTTCTGTATCTATCCTGTTTGTCCTGTCCATCCTGTTAAAATCTGCATATGCCAGCAAAGCTCAACGTCAATATCGACCACGTCGCCACCATCCGCGAGGCCCGCAAGACGATCGAGCCGAGCATCGTCACGGCGGCAGTGATCTGCGAACAATCCGGGGCCGACGGCATTACCGTTCATCTTCGCGGTGACCGGCGGCACATTCAGGATCGCGATATCGAGTTGCTACGCGACGTCGTCACGACGTATCTCAATGTCGAGATGGCCGCGACCGACGAGATGGTCAACATTGCGGTTGCCACCATGCCCGACGCCGTCTCGCTCGTGCCCGAAAAACCCAACGAGGTCACTACTGAGGGCGGTCTTGACGTTGTCGGCAACTTTGACGCGGTTAAAAGCTCAATTGACAAGCTGCGAGCTTCCGACATTTTTGTCAGCATCTTTATCGATCCCGATTCGGCCCAGATCGACGCTGCAAAACGTGCCGGTGCCCAGCAGGTCGAGCTTTGCACCGCCGAATACGCCGAGATGACGCTCTCGTCTCGCGCCGCCCACGGCGAAGGTGCCCGGAAAGCCGCGGGCGAAGTCTCTCGCCTCGCCGCTGCAGCCTCGCACGCTGTCTCTCTCGGCCTGATCGTTGCCGCGGGCCACGGACTGACCTATCGCAACGTCGGCGCCCTCGCCGCGATCCCCGAGATCACCGAATTCAACATCGGCCACAACATCATCTCGCGTGCCGTTTTCGTCGGCCTGAGCGACGCCGTCAAGGAGATGATCGAGGCGATCGCGTAGATCAGCCGCAGAGGACAGAGTTCCCTGAGATAAATCTCAAGCGCAGCTCTGTTCGATTCGGTACAACACCTCTTCGAAGCGCGTTATGATGTACTTTTCCCTTTCCGCACGATCGAGTATTTCCTGATCGGTGATTTGCGGAGGTTCTTCGCTTCGGTTGGTGACGAAACCTTTCCAATAATACGGATCACTGTATTCAAACAACGCAAAGATAATGGAATATGGGAATTCCGTTGATCTCGGGCGCTCAGAGCAACGATTTCTAAATTCTCCTGTAAGATTTCCAGCGTCTTCAAAAACGTAAATAATATTCTCACGCGGGACTTCAAACGTAGCTGCCAAAGCCTCGACTCTCTGGCTAAACGCACTAAAAGGATCTTCCGAACGAAAATCCGGGCGATTCCAGCCGATGTTCGTCTTGATCTCTACCAAGAATACCGGGACGTCGTTCTTATAAATTGCAATGTCCGGCTGCATCCCATCCCGTCTCGGTTCAAGTTGAACTTCAAAGCCTTCGGGAAGACATTTCATTAGATAAAATGCGATAAGATCCTGAAAGATGTCAGCGAAGGCGGATTTACGATTTCTCTTGAATTGTACCCGGTGACGCCATGCGGCGAATTTCATTTTGCAGATATGGAGATAAAGCGCCTTGCTTACTTGGTCTCCTGATCTGTCATACTCGATCTTGCCCGGGGCCGAGAAGCTATCGAGGAATCTTGAGTAATAATCAGACCCTGAAAATGCTTCAATCGGATTCATCGTTACTATCTTTCCTTTCCGGCCGCATGTGCGGGAACAAGATCACGTCGCGAATCGAGTGTTTGTTGGTAAGCAGCATCACGAGGCGGTCGATGCCGATGCCGATGCCGGCGGCGGGCGGCATGCCGTATGAGAGGGCTCGGACGTAGTCCTCGTCAAGCACCATCGCCTCGTCATCGCCGCGTTCACGCTCTGCCATCTGGTCGATGAAACGGTCATACTGCTCACGTGGGTCGTTAAGCTCGCTAAACCCGTTCGCGACCTCCATTCCGTTGATGAACAGCTCGAAACGTTCGGCTACGGCCGGATTGGTCGGGTCGGCTTTTGAAAGCGGCGAGATGGACTTTGGATAGTCGATGATGAAGGTTGGTTGGATCAGCGTGTGTTCGACGTGCTCCTCAAAATACTCTAAGAGTCCGCTCGCCGTCAGGGCACCCTCGCTGATGCTCGGGTTTCCGCCTGCCTGTTCGACGACATCGCTCATCGTCACGCGTTGAAAACTGCCAAAATCGATCTTGTTCCCCTCATACTCGACAACCAATCCGCCCGTGGCCTTGCGGATCGCCTCCTGCATCAATCCCTCGCAAAATTCCATCATCCCGTTGACGTCCATGTAGGCGCAATAGAATTCGAGCATCGTAAACTCGGGATTGTGCTTATAGGAAATGCCTTCGTTGCGGAAGTTGCGGTTTAGCTCATAGACCTTTTCAAAACCGCCGACGACGAGGCGTTTGAGATAAAGCTCGGGAGCGATGCGGGCGTATAGGTCGATATCGAGGGCGTTGTGATGCGTTTTGAACGGCTTCGCGGCGGCGCCGGTCGCTTTGGCGGTAAGCATCGGCGTCTCGACCTCGACATAGCCGTGGTCTTCGAGAAAACGCCGAAGCGACGAGATGGCCTTTGCCCGGAGTTCAAAAACCTCGCGGGTAGACAGGGCAGAACCGCCCGCGTGAGCGGGTGGCATTGCCTCGCCCGAAGGTCCGCTTTGTCCTGCCGCGTCACCATCAGGCACGCGAGTGCCCCCCGCTGACGCAGGGGGTTCTGCCCTGAGACTCGAGCCGATCAAATCAACGTAACGCTGCCGCTGCTTGATCTCAGCGTCCTCGATGCCGTGCATCTTGTCGGGCATCGGGAGCATTGCCTTGGCGAGGAATTGGAGTTTCTCGACGTGGACCGAAACCTCGCCGGTATTGGTGACAAACAGATAGCCCTCAACGCCGACAAAATCGCCGTGATCGATCAATTGCCACGCCGCCCAGCCATTTTCTTCATCGACCGTATCGTTGCCGTCGTTCTTAACGAGGGCAAATTGTCCTTTCTTACTGTAGACCTGGAGCTTACTGATGCCGTCAGTGAGATGGACAAAGTTACCTCGCGGCGGCGTCGTCAGCCGTCCGGCGATACGAACGCGGCCGAGGTTGAGCAGCCGTTCATTGAAGGAATCTTTGATATCCGCCGGCGGCCGCTCGCCCTCGGCAAGGTTCTCTTTGACGATGCCCATCTCGTGCTCGACATCGACAACGGGCTGATGGCGTTTGATCGCCGTGATCGTGTCGTCGCCGCCGGTCAGACGGCTGCGGTCGAATTTGTTCGGATAGGCGTTGCCGATCAGCTCGCGCAGAGCCGCCAGGTGCTCGGCGCGTGCCGCCGTCTGGTCATTTTGCTCGACGATCTCGTCAAATTCCGGAATGCTCATTTACTCACGATTATAGGTTCTGGCTCCGTTAAACTCTAGTTTTGTCCCATTTTGGGACACTTTGGGACAGTCGTGGGGCAGCGTAACTCATTGTATACAAGACACTTCCGTCGATTTCTCCTGCTGTCCCACTGTCCCACGCACATTTTTGATCGAACGGACGAAATAACGTCGAAATTCACGCCTTGCGGCACGATTGTTGCAAGGATAGCACGCATTCGCACTCGACACAAGGGCTTTTTTGTGCACATGTAAGTAGCACATCATATGTCCGGTGGTTGTAGCAGGTGATATGTCCGCTTTCGGCGGCAGAGGGTAAGTAGCTTGAATGGAGCTATGAGAAGATACCCGGATGTCGCGATGGAGAAGGCGATGACAAGACAGGAGATCATATTGCGAGCGTTTGCAAAGAAGATCAGTTGGATAGAGGCGGCAGAGATATTAGATATCAGTTGCCGGCATTTACGGAGGATACGGGAGAAGTATGAAGAGGTGGGGTATAGTGCGCTGTTTGACAAGCGAGTAGGCAAAGCGAGTCCGAAGCGGATACCAGTTGAAGTGGTAGAGCAGGTGATGGGGCTTTATCGGGACAAGTATTTTGATCTGAATGTAAAGCACTATCACGAGAAGCTCGTCGAGGAGCACAAGATCGAGGTGAGCTACACATGGGTCAAGGGGCTGAGGGAGCGGGTCTGGTGGCGAAAGACGCTGTGCGAAAGAAGCACCGGAGAAAGCGGGACAGAAAGCCTCTAAAGGGGATCTTCGCGCATATCGACGGGTCACATCACCAGTGGTTTGGCGATGAGAGCTGGCACGATCTGATCGTGATACTCGATGACGCCACGGGCGAGATCTATTATGCCGCTCTGGTCGATGCGGAATCGACTTCGACGATCATGAGGGCGATCAGGCAAGTTGTTGAAAAAGAAGGCGTTTTCTGCAGTCTCTACTCTGATCGTGGAAGTCATTTCTGGCTGACGCCAAAGGCGGGAGAACCGGTGGATAAACAAACACTCACGCAGGTCGGACGTGCACTGCGCGAGCTCGGGATCACAATGATCCCGGCTTACTCGCCGCAGGCACGAGGGCGCAGCGAACGCAGCTTCAAGACGTGGCAGGGGCGTCTTCCGCAGGAACTGAGGCTTCGAGGGATATCAACGCCTGAGGAGGCAAACAGATTCTTGAAAAGAAGCTATATTCGCGAGTTCAACCGAAAGTTCACCGTCGTGGCCGCCGAGCCTGGTGCTTCGGCTTTTGTGCCATGTTTGAGGGACGATCTCGACCGTGTTTTCTCGATCCAGACCGAGAGGACCGTTAATCGAGACAACACCGTCAAATATCGTAACTTGGTGCTCCAGATCGACCGCCAAATATGGCGCTCCTCCCTCGACGGCTGCCGCGTCACCGTATATCAGCACTTGGACGGCTTTATCTCGATCGGCTACGGGCCCAGGCAGATCGGCCGATATTCAGCCGATGGAAAACCATCTGCCCGAGGTGAGCGGCTCAGACGGCCCGTTGCAGGAAACGGGCGCGCCCCTTTCCTGCAACAAACACAAACCGGACATTTGATGTGCTAACAAAACCGGACATCTTCATTTGCTATCAACAGGGCTTTTTTGTGCACAATGTGAGAAAATAGCCGTAACCGCATGAGAACGCCCCGGGCAGGCGTGTTCTCTGCGGCTAAGTGTGTTTTGTGGCAAGCGGACTCGAACAGTTGAAACGCAGCATCGATAGCGGGCAACGCATCATCAGCATCAGCGGCCTCACGTCGATCTCGGCAAAGGCGTATGTCCTCTCGCGCCTGGCGGCCGAAACCGGGAAACAGTTTGCCGTTGTCACGGACACAAATAGCGACGCCGATGCGTGGAACGACGACCTTCAGTTCTTTCGATCTCAAATTTCAGATTTCAGATCTCAAATTTCAAATCTAAGATCCGAAATTCTCGTCCTTCCGTCGTTCGAGACAGATCCATATTCAGGCGCGTCGCCGCAT is a genomic window of Chloracidobacterium sp. containing:
- a CDS encoding molybdopterin molybdotransferase MoeA gives rise to the protein MIPISKALKLIAVQTAPLGTEKVLLADAVGRVLAAPVVADSDLPPFDRSMMDGFAVIAADIAKTPVSLEIVGESSAGHGWNGRLKRGQAVRIMTGARVPAGADSVQRVEVTQESNGSVTVFEPVRMGMSVVRRAAEIKHGKVVFKRGEIISDNMISALGSFGYAKVDVGRRPRVAILGTGSEIVDIAKRPGRDQIRNSNSVMLDVLARHYGAETSILPMAKDSLAELKSQIANCRSQVLIITGGVSVGKYDLTKQALIELGAEIYFEKVRLKPGKPAVFARLGKMLVFGLPGNPVSAAVTFYLFVRKALMLMQGAATTGLRAGHAIVGANVKAAKDRDTYTAARLDTDATGHLIATPLKTQGSSDLASFARAEALIFIAAGKTYKIGEVVDISFL
- the moaC gene encoding cyclic pyranopterin monophosphate synthase MoaC, with the protein product MSELSHFDDAGKIRMVDVSEKAVTARRAVASGRVLLNSETLRTLQTQQTPKGNPLEIARIAGIMAAKKTSELIPLCHQLNLSKVNVAAEITDYGVALTAEAVTNAQTGVEMEALTAVSVAALTIYDMLKAVQKDIQITDIRLDSKTGGKS
- a CDS encoding VCBS repeat-containing protein, which gives rise to MLFVFSAPALDLAVDPGFAPSLTDGYTRVEAVAVQPDGKTLVGGSFPIANGVARALIARFNADGTLDNTFNPVSIGGIGFVLDIVVMTDGRILVGGAAPGVARLNADGSLDATFNPGTGASSVNDVLLMSDGKIIVSGGFTQFNGTPVSRIARLNSDGSLDSSFTPPTINSSIQEAAVQSDGKIVMVGGFTSVAGNTRRNLARLNSDGSFDASLDAGTNSSAMQPSVAIQPDGKILVGGTDTQKGITRFTSTGAVDGTFTSPYDPNSEPTVHSMIVLPGGSIIAGGGGYGPLPGGGHPWGVVKLTPNGSLDPGFTPVPVIDGGMEIFSISLGPDGKIFAGGDLYKLGSLATPSKRIARLNTNGSIDTGFTGTVEGYGAVRAIKQQTDGKILAAGNFETANGTPRRNIARFNADGTLDASFSADVDFDINAIAIQNDGKIVIVGMFWAVAGAERLGIARLDANGALDSSFVPGNISVLGYSCVIQPDGKIIVGGLIFTQTGSVGITRLNSDGSQDNGFAQPNSSYVFDIGLAANNQIYIGGAFSNYAGSGRSKVARLNTDGTVDLAFNANTVTTVRKLAIQPDGKLMIGGDFTSVNGFPSARIARLNSDGGYDSAFAVGTGFNATVSGLYQRPDGQGGLKTLAGGSFSSYNGTAKSYWAELNSTGGLTSVDAPANSTVSVITGQADGKVLVGGVFTSMDGQPRLGIARLQDQEPSAAPFDYDGDGKTDFSVFRPADGAWYLQRSTAGFQGLQFGANGDKLTPADYDGDGKTDIAIYRPSTGLWYILNSSNGTVSYPVFGVAEDLPAPGDYDGDGKADLTVFRPSQGTWYRTNSSNGSTFGMQFGANGDVPTVGDFDGDGKNDLGIFRPSIGDWYNIRSSNGDVFGERFGQTGDRIAPADYDGDGKTDIAIYRPSTGLWVVRNSATATYSYEVFGAPADIPIAGDYDGDGKADIGVWRPSDGTWYIKRSDNSQFIVFPWGQNGDKPTPSAYGN
- a CDS encoding S41 family peptidase; protein product: MKNKFLLIAVLVIGIGAVLGGAFGRMPERTSAEAGTTAERIVADYKDALRLIDESYVTSADHDKLTDSSMQAMLWTLDPHSSYFTSEEFRKLDEEQSSQFYGIGVSILQHRDGVYVQSVVPNTPADKAGLRYGDRFLTVEGKDAREWTSADVSRNVRGPKGTPVRIQIDRAGSATPVDYEITRGGVPLPSIRNYFMLRDGIGYIGLTGGFQTTTSEELTTAMADLKKEGMKSLILDLRGNPGGILEQAVAVVSKFIPGGETVVSVKGSKDAPQRELRATGSNVDTEPLIVMINGGSASASEIVAGAIQDYDRGLVVGSDSFGKGLVQRVFRLPYGTGLTLTTARYYTPFGRSLQREYSSGSIYDYYTHGDDRPENDGLDAPPKPPGVPVTTPSGRTLYGGRGIEPDIAVAPLAPSPARARISEAVFFFVRQLVAGRINGFDSFRVEKQNYRQTLQPNEFSVSDRLYEAFRSHAVSDPANGLTIANIDSMADYAKTRLRQEIATANYSSEAGVQVLLENDPQILKAIESMPQAGTMIARGRPFDIQNGSR
- a CDS encoding glycosyltransferase family 2 protein — translated: MNLDVSIVIPAYNESERISQPLGIILSHVSNNGLRAEVIVVDDGSSDDTSAVAERAFAAVPGVPSQVIRYEANRGKGFAVKTGLLAASADTAVITDADLSTPIEEMSKLVEPIRSGEIDVAFGSRALDRSLIGTHQPWQREQGGKVMNFIIRKMSGLNFADTQCGFKAFNMLKFRPLLDVMTIDRFGFDVEFLFVAQYHGLRLAEIPVRWNDVLGSKVSVLRDTRRMISELNQIRRNARTGVYDNIQTG
- a CDS encoding pyridoxine 5'-phosphate synthase; its protein translation is MPAKLNVNIDHVATIREARKTIEPSIVTAAVICEQSGADGITVHLRGDRRHIQDRDIELLRDVVTTYLNVEMAATDEMVNIAVATMPDAVSLVPEKPNEVTTEGGLDVVGNFDAVKSSIDKLRASDIFVSIFIDPDSAQIDAAKRAGAQQVELCTAEYAEMTLSSRAAHGEGARKAAGEVSRLAAAASHAVSLGLIVAAGHGLTYRNVGALAAIPEITEFNIGHNIISRAVFVGLSDAVKEMIEAIA